A single genomic interval of Labrus bergylta chromosome 18, fLabBer1.1, whole genome shotgun sequence harbors:
- the ppp2r5ca gene encoding serine/threonine-protein phosphatase 2A 56 kDa regulatory subunit gamma isoform isoform X2, which produces MLTCNKSGDRMVVDAPNSNGPFQPVALMHFRDVAPAEQEKLFIQKLRQCCVLFDFLSDPLSDLKWKEVKRAALSEMVEYITHNRNVITEPIYPEVVHMFAVNMFRTLPPSSNPTGAEFDPEEDEPTLEAAWPHLQLVYEFFLRFLESPDFQPNIAKKYIDQKFVMQLLDLFDSEDPRERDFLKTTLHRIYGKFLGLRAYIRKQINNIFYRFIYETEHHNGIAELLEILGSIINGFALPLKEEHKIFLLKVLLPLHKVKSLSVYHPQLAYCVVQFLEKDSTLTEPVVMALLKYWPKTHSPKEVMFLNELEEILDVIEPSEFVKVQEPLFRQLAKCVSSPHFQVAERALYYWNNEYIMSLISDNAAKILPIMFPALYRNSKTHWNKTIHGLIYNALKLFMEMNQKLFDDCTQQFRAEKNKEKAKSKEREEAWIKIENLAKSNPQLQHDHRKERPMVRRKSELPQDIYTTKALESHRRAEDMLTTHDGL; this is translated from the exons ATGTGGCCCCGGCAGAGCAGGAGAAGCTCTTCATCCAGAAGCTACGACAGTGCTGTGTCCTTTTCGACTTCCTGTCCGACCCGCTGAGCGACCTGAAATGGAAGGAAGTGAAGCGGGCGGCGCTGAGCGAGATGGTGGAGTACATCACCCACAACAGGAATGTCATCACAGAGCCCATCTACCCGGAGGTGGTGCACATG TTTGCAGTGAACATGTTCAGGACATTGCCTCCATCGTCCAACCCCACTGGAGCGGAGTTTGATCCAGAGGAGGATGAGCCCACGCTTGAAGCTGCATGGCCACACCTCCAG CTCGTCTACGAATTTTTCCTTAGGTTTTTAGAATCGCCCGACTTTCAGCCCAACATAGCGAAGAAATACATCGACCAGAAATTTGTTATGCAG CTCCTAGATCTATTTGACAGTGAAGatcccagagagagagacttcctAAAAACCACCCTCCACAGGATCTATGGAAAGTTCCTTGGGCTCCGAGCATACATCAGAAAACAGATTAATAACATTTTCTATAG GTTTATCTATGAGACAGAGCACCATAATGGTATAGCAGAACTACTGGAAATACTTGGAAG CATAATCAATGGATTTGCCTTACCACTCAAAGAAGAGCACAAGATTTTCCTGTTGAAGGTTTTATTGCCTCTGCACAAAGTCAAATCACTCAGTGTCTACCATCCACAG CTGGCCTACTGTGTGGTGCAGTTTTTAGAAAAGGACAGCACTCTAACCGAGCCG gtGGTAATGGCTCTTCTAAAGTACTGGCCAAAGACTCACAGTCCCAAGGAAGTGATGTTCCTCAACGAGCTGGAGGAGATCCTGGACGTGATCGAGCCCTCTGAGTTTGTCAAAGTACAGGAGCCTCTTTTCAGACAGTTGGCCAAATGTGTGTCCAGCCCGCACTTCCAG GTGGCGGAGAGAGCCTTGTACTACTGGAACAACGAGTACATCATGAGTCTGATCAGTGACAACGCAGCCAAGATTCTGCCTATCATGTTCCCTGCTCTGTACCGCAACTCTAAGACCCACTGGAACAA gaCCATCCACGGCCTCATCTACAACGCTCTGAAGCTCTTCATGGAGATGAATCAGAAGCTCTTTGATGATTGCACACAGCAGTTCAGGGCGGAGAAAAACAA AGAGAAGGCAAAGTCAAAAGAACGTGAAGAGGCTTGGATCAAAATCGAGAACCTTGCCAAGTCAAATCCACAG TTGCAGCATGACCATCGGAAAGAGCGGCCTATGGTGCGACGCAAATCTGAGTTGCCTCAGGATATCTACACCACAAAAGCCTTGGAGTCCCACCGCAGAGCTGAAGACATGTTGACCACCCACGATGGACTCTAG
- the ppp2r5ca gene encoding serine/threonine-protein phosphatase 2A 56 kDa regulatory subunit gamma isoform isoform X1, giving the protein MLTCNKSGDRMVVDAPNSNGPFQPVALMHFRDVAPAEQEKLFIQKLRQCCVLFDFLSDPLSDLKWKEVKRAALSEMVEYITHNRNVITEPIYPEVVHMFAVNMFRTLPPSSNPTGAEFDPEEDEPTLEAAWPHLQLVYEFFLRFLESPDFQPNIAKKYIDQKFVMQLLDLFDSEDPRERDFLKTTLHRIYGKFLGLRAYIRKQINNIFYRFIYETEHHNGIAELLEILGSIINGFALPLKEEHKIFLLKVLLPLHKVKSLSVYHPQLAYCVVQFLEKDSTLTEPVVMALLKYWPKTHSPKEVMFLNELEEILDVIEPSEFVKVQEPLFRQLAKCVSSPHFQVAERALYYWNNEYIMSLISDNAAKILPIMFPALYRNSKTHWNKTIHGLIYNALKLFMEMNQKLFDDCTQQFRAEKNKEKAKSKEREEAWIKIENLAKSNPQFSMYVDSSDLNSPVAMETDIPLIEDVQRLKKTVEEGATQLQHDHRKERPMVRRKSELPQDIYTTKALESHRRAEDMLTTHDGL; this is encoded by the exons ATGTGGCCCCGGCAGAGCAGGAGAAGCTCTTCATCCAGAAGCTACGACAGTGCTGTGTCCTTTTCGACTTCCTGTCCGACCCGCTGAGCGACCTGAAATGGAAGGAAGTGAAGCGGGCGGCGCTGAGCGAGATGGTGGAGTACATCACCCACAACAGGAATGTCATCACAGAGCCCATCTACCCGGAGGTGGTGCACATG TTTGCAGTGAACATGTTCAGGACATTGCCTCCATCGTCCAACCCCACTGGAGCGGAGTTTGATCCAGAGGAGGATGAGCCCACGCTTGAAGCTGCATGGCCACACCTCCAG CTCGTCTACGAATTTTTCCTTAGGTTTTTAGAATCGCCCGACTTTCAGCCCAACATAGCGAAGAAATACATCGACCAGAAATTTGTTATGCAG CTCCTAGATCTATTTGACAGTGAAGatcccagagagagagacttcctAAAAACCACCCTCCACAGGATCTATGGAAAGTTCCTTGGGCTCCGAGCATACATCAGAAAACAGATTAATAACATTTTCTATAG GTTTATCTATGAGACAGAGCACCATAATGGTATAGCAGAACTACTGGAAATACTTGGAAG CATAATCAATGGATTTGCCTTACCACTCAAAGAAGAGCACAAGATTTTCCTGTTGAAGGTTTTATTGCCTCTGCACAAAGTCAAATCACTCAGTGTCTACCATCCACAG CTGGCCTACTGTGTGGTGCAGTTTTTAGAAAAGGACAGCACTCTAACCGAGCCG gtGGTAATGGCTCTTCTAAAGTACTGGCCAAAGACTCACAGTCCCAAGGAAGTGATGTTCCTCAACGAGCTGGAGGAGATCCTGGACGTGATCGAGCCCTCTGAGTTTGTCAAAGTACAGGAGCCTCTTTTCAGACAGTTGGCCAAATGTGTGTCCAGCCCGCACTTCCAG GTGGCGGAGAGAGCCTTGTACTACTGGAACAACGAGTACATCATGAGTCTGATCAGTGACAACGCAGCCAAGATTCTGCCTATCATGTTCCCTGCTCTGTACCGCAACTCTAAGACCCACTGGAACAA gaCCATCCACGGCCTCATCTACAACGCTCTGAAGCTCTTCATGGAGATGAATCAGAAGCTCTTTGATGATTGCACACAGCAGTTCAGGGCGGAGAAAAACAA AGAGAAGGCAAAGTCAAAAGAACGTGAAGAGGCTTGGATCAAAATCGAGAACCTTGCCAAGTCAAATCCACAG TTCTCTATGTATGTTGATTCCTCTGACCTCAATAGTCCTGTAGCAATGGAGACGGATATCCCTTTGATAGAAGATGTTCAGAGGTTAAAAAAGACAGTTGAGGAGGGCGCGACTCAG TTGCAGCATGACCATCGGAAAGAGCGGCCTATGGTGCGACGCAAATCTGAGTTGCCTCAGGATATCTACACCACAAAAGCCTTGGAGTCCCACCGCAGAGCTGAAGACATGTTGACCACCCACGATGGACTCTAG